The following coding sequences lie in one Cucurbita pepo subsp. pepo cultivar mu-cu-16 chromosome LG13, ASM280686v2, whole genome shotgun sequence genomic window:
- the LOC111808056 gene encoding uncharacterized protein LOC111808056 yields MEQGKQGVAVKFTPPQNPVEQIQARFKELENGFKAWLAKQSLPVEAAVVTATSAVQGAAIGGFMGTLTNDVSSSLPTPQVGLNPQAMASFKQAQALAGGPLVQARNFAVMTGVNAGISSVMKRLRGKEDVQSSMVAAFGSGALFSLVSGMGGPNQAANALTSGFFFALVQGGIFKVGERFSQPPVEDVHYAKTRSMLNNLGLQGYEKNFKKGLLSDSTLPLLTDSALRDVKIPPGPRLLILDHIQRNPEVRER; encoded by the exons ATGGAGCAGGGGAAACAGGGCGTGGCGGTTAAATTCACTCCTCCACAGAACCCAGTGGAGCAGATTCAAGCTCGTTTCAAGGAGTTGGAAAATGGGTTCAAAGCCTGGTTAGCCAAGCAGTCTCTCCCAGTTGAGGCCGCCGTTGTCACCGCCACCAGCGCTGTGCAGGGCGCTGCTATTGGTGGTTTTATGGGCACTCTCACCAACGACGTTTCTTCGTCTCTGCCCACTCCTCAGGTCGGCCTCAACCCTCAAGCCATGGCTTCTTTCAAGCAGGCCCAG GCTCTTGCTGGAGGTCCCTTAGTACAGGCTCGCAACTTTGCCGTGATGACCGGTGTCAATGCCGGCATATCTTCTGTTATGAAGAGATTGAGAGGCAAGGAGGATGTCCAGTCAAG CATGGTGGCTGCTTTTGGATCTGGGGCTTTGTTTTCATTGGTGAGTGGAATGGGAGGTCCAAATCAGGCTGCCAACGCTCTTACCTCTGGTTTCTTTTTCGCCCTCGTTCAAGGTGGAATTTTCAAG GTAGGGGAAAGGTTTTCTCAACCACCAGTGGAAGATGTGCACTATGCTAAAACAAGAAGCATGTTGAATAACCTTGGCCTACAGGGTTATGAGAAGAATTTCAAGAAAGGCTTATTGTCCGATTCGACTTTGCCTCTGCTCACTGATAG TGCGCTTAGAGATGTCAAAATCCCACCCGGACCAAGGCTACTCATTCTCGATCACATTCAGAG GAACCCAGaagtgagagagagatga